The Amblyomma americanum isolate KBUSLIRL-KWMA chromosome 11, ASM5285725v1, whole genome shotgun sequence genome includes the window gaaagaaaacgcacAGTGATGACGTCATCGTCACTATATCATTACGTCATGATGGTCTAGGTCGTCTCAAAAGTTGCATATGCGCGCGCTGCATCGGACCTTGCTTTTACAAAGCGCGCTTTAGGACCGCTTTCATAAATGCGTACCGGGGCCATTCGTCAGCTAGGTTTCTCCTCAAAGCGCGTAAAATGCCATCTCACAAACAGCGCTGAGACCTCATTTAGGTTTAGGCAGTTGCTTTGTACGTGTGATATATTATGCAGTGTTCACTCTGACGCTTCCGTGAACCGACTGGTATATACGCGCATATGTAAATTCAAAACAGCTTGCCATGCACGAAGGGAGCGCTCAATTATCGTTGCCAGCTGCTCGACGACGATATCTGGTACATTCAGTCGCGAAATGCAAGCGAAGTCTATAGTCGCCTCCAAAGTGTAAGGAAAACGCTCAAGATCCCTCACGTACAGCGCGCACACACGCCAATAACCAACGGAGCGACGTCGTCTGCTACGGGCTTTGCCGTTCGCTTGAACCATGTGTGAGTGTTTCATGCTCAAGAAGTAAAATACAAGCTCGACCCTTGCTGCCAAAAGTGGCATATGCTGGCAGAAAGATCAAACAAAGCAATTTCCAAAAATCATAAGCGCGCGAAATGTATATACCGCTGACTGCAGCCAAAAGAACGACTAAAAGATGACCGTCATCAGTCGCTACAGGAATTACATCACCGTGAACGCAACCGAAAGTTCGCGATCGGCGTTTCTACTATAGCGCGAACGCGCACAAGCTGTACGGGAATTCCGGGAACGCCGATGAGATCGCGCATTGCCGTTGGATATAATATACGCGAAGCAACAGACAACACCTAGGCATGTATACGCGAATATtcaacaggaaagaaaaaaagcagaaaaacaacgaGCAGCTGCCAGAGCTAGCACACGCCACAAAACGCTATATCGGTGCCGCAGGATCGAGGCACGGCGGCAGCTGTTGCAAACCGCTTGCCGCCTCGGACGCGATAAAAACAAAGCCCTTCCCACTTTCATCCCGAATTCCAGCGCTCCGCTCCGCATCCAACGGCGATCGCGTCAAACGTCGCAGCGTCGTCGATTCTGAACGCACTGCTTTTGCTGCGAGGTGAACGAAACgatagaaaagaaagaaactgaaggcagcaGCGCTCACCGTCATGCTAGCGGGCACCGGTCGGAGTCTGGACAAGCCCGGCGGTGTGCGGCGTTCGTAACCCATCGGGCGGCGGGATCACATGGAAACGAGCTGTCAGCCAACGACTCGCATCCACTCGCATAGGCGAATGCAAGCTGCTGCTTCTCCTGCATGGGGAGagagcggcggcggtggcggcagcgagGGGCTGCGCTGCTGCTTCTCCGCACACTCCGCGGGCAGAGCATTACTGACCATGCGCGGAAATTGACTCTCCAACTGATacagagatggcgccaccaaacAGAAAACCTATATTATTTGAACATCCTTCTTGCCTGGCACTacagagatggcgccaccagacaAAAACTCATAATAATTGAATACCCTTTTTGAGTGGCGATacagagatggcgccacaagacAGACAACCGTAATATTTGAATACCTTTCTTAGTGGCGCTTGTCGCTCGACCGCTTGTGTTTGAGAAAAGTGCCGCTTGGTGCGCTATATTACCATTTTTTTTGTACTCTCGCATAGAGCACTACAGGTACACTACAGGTAATCTCctgttccattagtgttctcctcttcctcaatcccggccgcggcggtcgaatttcgatggaggcgaaattctagaggcccgtgtgctgtgcgatgtcagtgcacgtaaaagaaccccaggtggtcgaaacttccggagcccttcgctacggcgtccctcatagcctgagtagctttgggacgttaaacccccataaaccaaaccaaaccaatcttctcctcttcctcctcctagAGGTAATCTAGcacactagagggaaagctggcttCCTCCATGGTCTTTACTCTACATAGAGTTCCttgctattaactagagggaaagttgGCGCTCGcttatgggagtttgcatggagcttcctcgagaccacctgagccaccatgagctctaagcatcatgaggcagagagctaccgactgcagacccaaaacttttggccaaaaatattGCTAGAATAAACGTTGTTCTATAATCAAaaatgtcctaacattcaatatcctgtctataaattgcaacaaacgagcataAAAAtcatgtaaatgtaaagtttggccaaaataagagatggcttgctcgcctattggccaagtatagcagaccacaaaagccaatactttgtgcttaacaggcgcattttTAAAAACAAATATGTTTTTAAAAACTTTTGTCGGTTCAACAATTTGCGAGGTTTTTAATGGCCCTTCGGaaaccaaaaaccttttattaTTAGCGTCGCGTGCTGTtccgttttcgctactatggctttcgCGCACTATGTGCGCCATAGTCGTCTGCGCCTTGGACAGAACTACGGTGGCTACCGTAACGGAACCATGGAGTTGtttttactattaactagagagaaagctggcgccccgcctatgggagctTGCATGGAGATTTCTCGAGACCGCCTCAACccccatgggcgctctaagcattatggggcggagagctaccgactgcaaaatacttttggccaaaaaataatgaaaaaagaaacgttGTTTGATAATCAGGAATATCCTATCATTCGATATCCTGCTTACGGATCGCAACAAACTAGCAGAAAAACATGCAaatataaagtttgcccaaaataaacaatggcttgctctcctattgcccaagcattgcagaccacaaaagccagcatttagtgcttaacaggcgcatttttaaaaagaaatatgtttttgaaaaatatgttgtcgcttcaacattttaaaagctttttccacagcatttctaaaaacaaaaccttttattggcgtcgtgtgctgttgcgctttcgctgctatggcttttgcacactactggTACGCCGAAGTCATCTGCGGGCGGAGCGCGCCGTGCAGACGGAATGGGACGTCTCTGTAATGCCACTctgtgtttttgaaaaaaaaaaaaaacctactgtcctgcaccaagtagctcatcaccccatgatgctttgcgcgcccatggaggttcaggcaTAGTTTCTTTTACTATTatatagtaagaaactctatgggttcaggtgcagcgccgccagctttcagGCAGCTCTATGTACGGAACGGATCatcttagtaacgccactctctgttcctgaaaaaaaaaaaccgactgcCCCGCAGCAAATAGATCATCGCCTCATGATGCTTcgagcgcccatggaggttcagatgcagtaataataataataattggttctgggggaaaggaaatggcgcagtatctgtctcatatatcgttggacacctgaaccgcgccgtaagggaagggataaaggagggaatgaaagaagaaaggaagaagaggtgccgtagtggagggctccggaataatttcgaccacctggggatctttaacgtgcactgacatcgcacagcacacgggcgccttagcgtttttcctccataaaaacgcagccgccgcggtcgggttcgaacccgggaactccggatgagtagtcgagcgccctaaccactgagccaccgcggcggggcttcagATGCAGCGCCGCCAGCATTTCCTCTAGTTAATAGTGCTCTGTTACTCTACTTGTTTTTGTGGTGGCCCCTTGAGGCGGAAAAGGGAAGAAGGGGGCGGGGGGAGACGGCGATTTTAGGGCGAATTTTCGAGAACTGAAAAATACAGGAGGTACTGCTCACACATAACTGAAACcgcaaaaaaattaaataaaattgcCGGacgtggcgtttttttttttttcattgccataCTTTTGTCAAAGGAGGCGAGCCGTTCAGCCAACCGAAATCATAACTGGATCAAACctgggctgcgttccaatactctagacgtctaacaagacgtctagtgtgacgtctaggaagcagtctacatgtccatgtattggaacttgtctactgctcacgccgcctcgcggcataataatgtaactaaagcttatgaacagttgtactatttttcacaaactgagcaataacgataattaaaaacgtgttttcaacaagtttacacatttcttttgCAATGACTtcgcgcgtaaaccggactggtggatgtgcctatcggtcagtctacttgtggcagacggggccgctctccgaagacgacgctaaagagatatgcgattattcttttattattgatgctcaactgtacatgctcctcgaacgtgctcgtccagacggtcctgtaaacataagaaagaatacgaaagactgtaatcaatatgcgcgaaatgcgatacggctaatatacactgcaacaggaaaacacatacgagacattaaacctgctgtctgccgtacgtggcactcggagacagcgagagacctaaatacagcagcgatctttaatcctgcaaagactaaaatcaattcgcaacatgccggtgtatttgttctgagagtgtaaagataaaaaagaatgcacgcgaaagagttgatgcaactaatacagcaacaggagaacacatttgttaaccgtcacgccagccgtcttaacgcccgtcgaggaaaccaacgacagcgacgagtattctctaaaatcaaggtgctaattaagatccggcatcgtcagatgcgtcagatgccggatcacgtaaacaggcctacagcgtccgctgctgtagcaaaactctcaactgcacgattttctcctgcgtgattcactgctaggaatcgcacgtctacaaagattaattagccactagtttgcgtaccaaataacataatgtaaTGACTCacgtttttcctttcctatactccgtgtacagtccgacgcccgcaagagcccgactcgctcatccgcgtacatcagctccgccatctttagacagcaagttagcctgcatcgatgtggacttcggcgaagcagtcttatgagactgcttcgccgagaaatggaacgcgtcccaagatggcggctgtccggctagacgtctaagtagccgtctacttgggagtattggaacgcagccctgGATTCTCGTCTAGTACACGCCCTCACTAGACACCCTACCTCATCGCCCTCATTCCGTGTCGGTTTAGTGAGCGATTGCTTACGGACTGACAAGGTCTACCGTAGTATCGATAGGCTGCTGTGGTAGTTCTCTGCTCCCTGTATCGTAAGTTGCATTCACCTGCCCGAGATCCGAACATGCTATGAACGGCATCGTGCCTCTAACTCGTGTTGTACTTTCGAAATGGCAGTTAACTAAAAACAGCATTATTGTCCTGACCCCTGAAGTATTCAGCGTATTTACTAGTCTGGAATAGAAGTTTAACGTTTGGGACCTTGCTGGTGTTATACCTAAGACTGTACCTTCCTCCGTTGCTTTTGAAGCAGCGGCCTGCGAGGAAATGAATTGCTCTAAAAATGTGTGTTTTGGTTATGCCGCAAATGCGGGTTTATCATTGTGCCACAGATGCGAATTTCGATTAACCCGCTGGCGCATTCTGAGCGAACGCCCGCCGATTATGCGGATCAAGTCTCGTTCACGTAGCAAATTACTGTGCGCTCATTTTGTTATTTACGGCCTTAAAGTAGATCACGTTACAGCGGCAGAAACGATTGGTAAAAACGAAACGAAAGTACTAAAACCGAGCGAGTTGCGCAGCTTAAAATTTCCTTACCAGTTTACTCATCGTTGTTTTATATTAATTTAGATCTAGCCATACCTGAACACTGCTGTGATTTTTGCATTCTTTCGTTTGCAGCTGTTTTTCTTTCCAGCGTAGCGCGAGAACATAAAGACCATGTAAATGAATTGTAGCGGCATTCCGCGCCTTGCATATATTTGGGTTGCAAATGTAATGTCTTCGGACTGAACAGGGCAGTTGTCCGTTGGTGTGAGCTGGCCAGGATATTTCAGACGATGTGGAAAATTTCTGCGGTCGCCCGCCTTGCTTCCATATCGAACGAGCGTGTAGGAGGAAGTTCCTCTTTTTGGCGCCGATGGTGCGGAGTGACATTTCACCACTTCGCGGCAAGCAGCGGCGGCAGGTATTCGTGACGTCAGCTTCCTCTCCTCAGGTTCCGTATGTGGCCTTCGCGACGGGCATGCGCATGCCAGACGCACCTCGTCAAAACTGTCTGGTCGTGACGAATTATCGttgattttttaattttttaaacctTCAGCAGTTACACCAGCGCGTATGTTCCACGACTTCCGTAGTCACATATAGTACCGAGCTGCAAGAATAAGTTCGTTTTTCCGACACGTACAGTACGCACTTTTTTGGGTGTCAtttgcttttattatttttttttcgcaacagATGCCATAATTAGAACTCAAACCCATGTTCCACGATTGGCTGCGGGTAGTTAAGTATGTTGGAGGAAGTCAAACGTTTCGGGTCTCCAAACTGCCCCAAATTGCTCATGAGCAGTTACTTTATCTGCTAGTAGTGGCAAAATGAAACAGTTTCCTGGTATTAAGATACATATGCTGCCATTGTCAGCAAATTTTCCAAGCTGTAAAAAAATTGCTAAAATATTGTTGCAGCTTATCTGCCATGTGATATCTAGCTATGTTTTAAACTTGCCTTGATCCACATTCAGGGAATGCTGCCACCTCCAACTGTACTGTAGCAACATGAAATTGCATTTAGGGACAAAATGACATAGTTGTCCCCACACTCAGTGGCTGTGCAGTGCATgtacatcaaggcaccctaaTCATTACAGTTTTATTCTCGCTGTCTCTTATATGTGCTGGTTAATGTTAACATTGAAACAAAATTTCCCTAGGAGAGCAACATGGACATGTTCAAGGGCAAGATGCTGGTACGCAAGGACGGCAGCGAATGCCTAGCCGAGGAGGCCCTTGGAAGCACTAAGGTGGTGGCACTGTACTTCTCGGCACACTGGTGCCCGCCATGCCGCATGTTTACGCCTGTGCTGGCTGAGGCCTACAAGGAGATGAAGGACGAGAGTGCGGCATCTGTCGAGGTCATCTTTGTCTCCTCAGACCGTGCCAACAGCGACATGCTGTCTTACATGAAGGAGAGCCACGGTGACTGGTATGCTGTCAAGTTTGGGGACCCTTTCCAGCAGTGAGTATGCAATGGTGTTTTAAGCACAGTCACTCGCCCTGGAATGGTGTTCTTTTGAGTTCCAATGTGCGTGAACGCTTCAGCAGTTGTCACTGGTCTGCTTGATAAACAGTTCATGTGTCCGCTACTTGTGTCCGCTACTGCTATCTGTAAATATGATTCGTGAAATGATAGTTCACCTCTTAACGGCATTTCAATCCTTGATAAATTTGTCCTCACTCATGCTGCTGTCcttaatgaaaaaataaaaagtactAGATGTAAGAAAAGCTTCAGCATTACTGGCATGGTTTATGATGTTACTTATTGTTGTCAATCTGGGTAATGTTGCCAACAAAACTATTGCTATTGCATTGTGGCATCTTAGCAACAGCTACAGGTGTACGTGATAGCCTCATTTCTGCAAGATAGACAAAAGCATGGTACAGCATCATATAGAACAGAGTACTGCAGTGCTACTGAGTAAGGAGGCATTTGTTGTGAGGCATCATTCTTGAAAGCTCTGGCAAAGATTTATGTCACCTGTCTTCGTATTTTAATTGTGGTTTAATTTCGAACATGGCTCGTGCTAGAGTGACGTGGTAAAGCTGATATTTGGTCAAGTTCAAATTTATCCATTAcggtgaaaaacaaaaaatagagatcagaATGGAAGAATGAAGATcaaacaagaaaaatgaaaagcacTACATGTGCTCTCTACACCTCCAAATTTTTGTCAAATTATCTGTCAAAAATGGTGCCAAGCTGCCCACTGTGAAACATTTTACAGCAAAGGTTATCGGGAGTCTCTGAGCCCCCTGAGCCATTGTGTAGCTGAAGCCCATTGTAGTCATTCTCTCCTTGTCCAAGAGGGAAGGAAGGGGAGAGAAGGAGACGGAGGGGGAGAAAATGCAGGGACCCTGCTGTGGTGTTGGCATGCGGGTGATGTTGCTGTGGCTGCTTAATTGTTCTTGCTCCGTCGTCAGGTCTTGATCACACAGCCACAGCAGTGGCTCTCGCAGAATTTTTTCTCTGAGCCGTAGCATAGTTTAACCAGTAATTTTTAGCGCTTGCATTTGTACTCGGTGACGAGGccgactcactcttttttgccatagACATCAATGCCGTGCGGTCCATGACAGGTTTGCAGATTGTCTCGATTTcttaatttttattctttttgcccCCCTCCTTTTCCCTTTTTGTAAATTAAAGGGAGCTGAAGACCAAGTATGGCGTCAGCGGTATTCCCACCCTTATTGTTGTCAAGAGAGATGGCACTGTGATCACTGCCAATGGACGTGGTGACATCCAGACCCAGGGGCCAAGAGCCTTCGTCGATTGGGCAAATGCAGCATAAGCATTTGCCCCTTCTTGTCGCAAGCCTTGCCTTAGAAGCTGCCAGTGGTGCTGTTAGATCTAATGATGCGCCTCCATCTTTCTAGGAGTctgttaatgcggcgagttgggcgtgttggtacatggttttctggaaaagcagcgctgaacagacgaggacagagacgaggcgacaaggacgggcgctgattcTGTTGTTACACTTGTCCCGTTTGCCACTGTTGGAAGTAGTACCATATGGCTTTTAACTGTTATATGTGTGCTCAGGTAAACATTGTACATCTTTTTTGTTTGCTACACTTTTCTTTCCTGCAACCTATCACGGGTTTCTTGTTATGTTCAAAAAATTTTTGACAACCTCTCCAAGTACCCAAAATAATTTTTGATATAAACTTTCACAAGAAAAGCTACATGTGAACTTTTTTATGTATTTTAAGCGAAGTGATGAACTATTTTAAGACTATTATGGTTTAAAGTTCTGTTCGGTGTCATACACATACATTGCTATGGGAACTGCCTGCCAATATAGCATCAAATATCCTATTATAAGCATGCCAGAGCATTTTAGTGTTGGCCAAATATTTATTCAGGCCTGCTGTGTGGCTTGCAAGTAGGCAGCCAGGGTATTGTGCAACAACATGATATACAAAGTATAAAGTTATAAGTCCAGCACTTATCTCTGTTGGATGGAGTTGGCAAAATATATAGTGCAGAAGATACTTCATTGTAAAACCTTTACTTTGCCTTTACAAGCTAATTTTTGTGAGTTTTTTTCCTTCAATTGCTTAGCCAAGCCAGGCCAAATGAATTAATTTTTTGTGATTACTCTGAGACTTCTACATTTGTAGCGTTCATTCTTGCAATGAATAGTTCACAGCTTTCATTCAGGTACAACCACAAAATCATTTTCATCTCTAATCCAAAGAAAGCACCGTTATTGCCGTCATGAAGCTTGTTTTTCTTACTGCATTTCTACTCTTAAAATAAACTCTTTTGCAGTGTTTCGTGcggatttcattttttttgtgtgtgggtaTGCAGTTTACACAAGGCCCGACTGCACCTTTTCAAGGTACATGTAATAAAGCTTCATTCATTTGCAAGATTTTATTTTACTTGCCGACGACGGAGAGATTATGAAACAAGAAAAGGTGCAGCGACTGTTAGGCTGGGTGGACACCTCGACTGTGAAATCTGGGAAAGCAGAAAATGCAGGTGGAACCTTCTCAATGTCTTGGGACATAGGGTCCCGACCTGGTGACCTATGCATCACATTCAGATTAAATATTCTTGCTGGATTCAATCTGGGAACGAGAAAATCTTCCTCCGAACACAAAAAGTTGATCTCTTGCTGCATAACCGATCACACTAAATGTGCAATTTTAAAGAGCTCACCCATGCCGGCAGTTAGGTCCCATCACAGACTGAACTGCCAAGTGTGAAAGTGAGTGGACAGACATCGCAGTAACTGAAACACCGCGTAAAAGCTCTCGCCATAAATTAGTTAGCTGTAGTTGTGGCATCCACTAGGCTGGCGTGTCTACCTCTCCCACTGGCGGGGAGAGCGGGCAGTGGGAGAGGTATGTTTTCGTGCTTTTGTTTCGAAGCACTCGCCCTTTCTCCCCAGCCCAGCACCCCTGAAGGGGCTAACTGGCGGAGAAGGCAGCCCCGGCAAGCAGGAAACACCGTAGGTTGCTCTGCAGCTGCTACTGGCTTATTTGAAATTGACTCACCGACTCCGCTGCCGGCCATCTTCATAAAGGATGTTCCTATAACCTGTTGCCCATGAGGGTGTGAGGCGAGGCTTAATAGCGGCTGACTGCGCTAGGTGCTCCTGTTCACTTGGGCTACGAAATAGCACGATTACGATGCCAATGCTGTGCTAGATCAAGCAATTGTGCTGTAGTGTTGCAGCTGCTCTCTGTCTGTATAATAAACACGCTTGATCGTCCCTTAATCCACTTCTCTTAGAATTCCATGCGAAGAAGGCAGCGGGTCCTGGCCTGCTCTTGGAAGCCACGGTTGTCAAACAAACGTCGAAGAGCAATGGAAGTGCCAGCGCAAGAGCAGGTTCACTTAACTGGTCGCATTCAGCAACAGCTTGGCGGATGCAATTTTTGATCTCGTACTAATTCAAAGACGTGGTATTGGGGATGATGCATTCCATTATTTTGCAAGCTCAGTTGATCAGGCTTGTCCCTGTAGCAATTGCACTAATCTTGTGGAGTCAAGGTGTAGCCAAAGTTTTGGAAGTGAAGTGTGCACCTCTTATGTATCTGGCCTTGATACGTACTGTCATCGCCACTTTTGTTTCCTTACCTGCTGTTCTTCAAGATACAAGAGTTTTCAGCTGTTTGTGGACCACACCAGTTAAGAAGAGCATCCTCTTCAATATGAGGGGATGCTGACTAGTCGTAGGCTTTACGGAGAAAAATTAACGGTACAGGAATGAAACTTGCGAGATATTCAACATATTCTCAACGTGAAGGCACTTTTTACATCTGCCCTGCAACTTCTTTAGGTCCTTCAGGAAAATAGTGCATCAAACCAGCAGCCATGTCATCTTCACTGGCACAAAAATGTGTGTCGAGAAACAGTTATAGTCCCTGGGAGCTAAATCGAGTAGATGAGGTAGATGTTTTACTATCTGAAATTTGATACTGGCCACTTTCTGGATGGTTATGGAAGCTTCTATGCTTGGGCACTGCCATGCAAAAACGGCACTCCATTTGACAGCTCTCCCCGACAGTTCTTGGCGAGCTCTTCCAGCCCGACTTTGTGGAACAGGGCAGTATAATAGGCTTCTGTGATCGTGGCACCCACTCCAGGATAATCCACAAACAAAACTTCATTTCTGTCTTGAAACACAGATGCCGTCACCTTTCGGGCAATCTTTGTACTCGGAATTTTTTTGGTCGCAGTGAACCCAGGTCATTCCACTCCTTCGACTGCCATTTGGTTTCGAGATCAAACAGAACAGAACCTTGTTTCATCCTTTGTAAGGAGCCTATCCACAAAACGCTTCATCTGCCTAAAAGCGCCAAAGAATGGCCTGAGAAGTCGCTATGAATTTATGCTTCTGGTCAACATTCCAACATTTGGGGGGTCCACTTTGCTGAAACCTTCATTATGCCTAGAACATCAGTTTGTTGTAACTTACGCGCTCTGGTGGAATGTGTAGGCTCTCTGCTATGTAGTTAGCTGATATCCCTCTGGTTTGAAAACCATTTTGTGAACTGCGTCCACATTTTCCAAAGAGGTCACATCCACAGGCCTCTCGTGATGTTTTTCATCTTCGGTACTGAACTGCGCTCTGGCAATCCACCGTTTCACAGTGACTACGAAGCGACAGCACCCGCTACAGTTTCTGACAGAATATCGAAAATATCCTTTGCAGACTTTCTTTGTGCAGAGATAAATTCACAACAGGAAGGCACTCCTGCATGAAGTCTATAGCAGTCATCGACTACTACAGTTCAAAaccgaaacaaacagcagaaATATAGGTTAGCAGGACAAAATCTGGCCCACA containing:
- the LOC144110100 gene encoding nucleoredoxin-like protein 2; its protein translation is MDMFKGKMLVRKDGSECLAEEALGSTKVVALYFSAHWCPPCRMFTPVLAEAYKEMKDESAASVEVIFVSSDRANSDMLSYMKESHGDWYAVKFGDPFQQELKTKYGVSGIPTLIVVKRDGTVITANGRGDIQTQGPRAFVDWANAA